The Terrirubrum flagellatum nucleotide sequence TCCCAGTCATGGGTGATCGAGGTCATGATCAGCGTGCCGGCCGCAAAGCCCATGAAGCCGGCGAACAGCATCACGCGAGGATCGAGGATGGTCATGAGGCGCCCGGCGATCGGCGCGGTGAAGAACATGCAGAGACCGGTGACGAACATGGTCTCGCCGATCATCAGCGAATCATAGCCGCGCACGCGGCCGAGATAGACCGGGAAAAGATAGGTCAGGCCATAAAGGCCGATGCCCATCACGAAGGAGAAGATCGAGCCTGTCGCAAAATTGCGATCGAGAAAGGCGCGGAGATCGACAATCGGCTCCTTCGCCGTCAGCACGCGCCAGAAGAACACGACGGCGCCGATGACGCAGAGCACGCCCGTGACGAACACGGCCTCGTCCTGGAACCAGTCATTGTTCGGGCCTTCCTCCAGCACATATTCGAGACAGCCGAGGAACAGAGCCATCGAGCCAAGCCCGACCCAGTCGAAATGATCGAACAGCGACAGGTTGGGCTTGTCGAAGTCGATCATGACGACCGCCATGACCGTGACGATGATCCCGGGAATGACATTGATGAAGAACAGCCAGTGCCAGGAGAGCGCGTCGGTGAGATAGCCGCCGACCGTCGGGCCAATCGTCGGCGCGAGCGTCGCGACAAGGCCGATCATCGGCGAAACGATGGGGCGCATGCGCGGCGGGAAGATCGTGAAGGCCGACGCGAACACGGTCGGGATCATGCCGCCGCCGATGAAGCCCTGCAGCGCGCGATAGACGATCATCTCATTGATCGAACTCGCCGTGCCGCAGAGAAAGCTCATCAGCGTGAAACCGCCGGCGGAGATCGCGAAGATCCAGCGCGTCGAGAGCATGCGCGACAGGAATCCCGAGAGCGGGATCATGATCACTTCGGCGATGAGATAGGCGGTCTGCACCCAGGAGATCTCATCGGCGGACGCGCCAAGGCCGGCCTGGATTTCCGCCAGCGAGGCGGAGACGATCTGGATGTCGAGGATCGCCATGAACATGCCGAACACCATGCCGAAGAAGGTGAGCAGCTTGCGCGTGCTGACCGTCTGTTCCGGCGGGGCGATTGACGTGGCGGCGTTAGCGGTCGCAGCGGCCATGGCGGCCATCTCCTGAGGAGGGCGAACGATCCGCGCGACTTTGGATCAGCCGCGCGGAGAGGATTTCAGATCAGCTTTTCGGGCCAGTGCGCGTATCGACCGACGCGACCACGGACAGGCCCGGACGCAAAATCCCAAGCGCCGCAACATCAACCGGCACCTGCACGCGCACCGGCACGCGCTGGGTGATCTTGGTGAAGTTGCCGGTCGCGTTCTCCGGCGGCAGCAGGCTGAAGGTCGAACCCGAAGCCGGCGAGAAGCTCTCGACGGTTCCTTCGAAGGCGCGCCCTTTCACGGAGTCGATCTTGAGCGTCACCTTCTGGCCCGGCCTGATCTCGCCAAGCTGCGTCTCCTTGAAGTTCGCAGCGATATAGACGCTCTGCAGCGGCACCAGA carries:
- a CDS encoding DHA2 family efflux MFS transporter permease subunit, producing MAAATANAATSIAPPEQTVSTRKLLTFFGMVFGMFMAILDIQIVSASLAEIQAGLGASADEISWVQTAYLIAEVIMIPLSGFLSRMLSTRWIFAISAGGFTLMSFLCGTASSINEMIVYRALQGFIGGGMIPTVFASAFTIFPPRMRPIVSPMIGLVATLAPTIGPTVGGYLTDALSWHWLFFINVIPGIIVTVMAVVMIDFDKPNLSLFDHFDWVGLGSMALFLGCLEYVLEEGPNNDWFQDEAVFVTGVLCVIGAVVFFWRVLTAKEPIVDLRAFLDRNFATGSIFSFVMGIGLYGLTYLFPVYLGRVRGYDSLMIGETMFVTGLCMFFTAPIAGRLMTILDPRVMLFAGFMGFAAGTLIMTSITHDWDFYELLIPQVLRGVSLMTCMVSINNIALGTLAPSMMKNASGLFNLTRNLGGAVGLALINTVLNDRTDLHLQRLRDGVSWGRDNAVAVFNQLQQSFATFGDKAEAMTASRLVGMLRREALVLSFSDVFLVLTLLFAGLACVVVFVRKPAAAGGGGGH